Proteins co-encoded in one Rubrobacter indicoceani genomic window:
- a CDS encoding alkaline phosphatase D family protein: protein MSVGDEWNDYFLNRRDFLRYSLAGTVAVWAGTTVPAGLGGIEEAEARSIFTVRRTNPALYPQSVASGDPQPNGIVLWTRLALNAGGTQRVGYEVSRDARFRSVVLRGVAETSRARDYTVKVQLRRNELKPFTTYYYRFITNGSASRTGRFKTLPAATAQVDRLRFGYISCQDYTNGYYTALAYLAEEEMDFVVHLGDYIYETTAAAEFQGGGPPERAIPNLPSGNPQAETLTDYRFLYKKYRTDQNLQRVHERFAFITIWDDHEFANDCHQVWDTDEEATKEEQTQPGTPNFAPTRRESANRAWAEFIPAGVPYDASKGPLEEIRIYRTFKFGDLLELVMTDERLYRDEHPCGPNTTDKYVTPGCDAIDREGRTMLGETQKRWFLDRITSSTSRWKFWGNETMVMQFKQVGAAYPGLPDLADDASVYVSLDQWDGFQAERREILTRIKDSGTEDFVVITGDIHSYIAGYAKLDYNDQLPLAADPENIAGTCFVCGSITSSNLVELATRGQGSRFSGVDSGTFSAGITANNPHIQFFGSETHGYNIMEVTPEKIVCTMKEVSTVRQPRATLDTLRVFEVESGTNTITDATPTVTPTVATPGEVGA from the coding sequence ATGAGCGTCGGCGATGAATGGAACGACTACTTTCTGAACCGGCGGGATTTCCTGCGCTACTCGCTCGCCGGGACGGTCGCGGTGTGGGCCGGAACAACGGTGCCCGCCGGTCTCGGCGGGATAGAAGAGGCCGAGGCCCGGAGCATCTTCACGGTGCGCCGGACAAACCCGGCGCTTTACCCGCAGAGCGTCGCCTCGGGCGACCCGCAGCCAAACGGGATAGTGCTCTGGACCCGCCTCGCCCTGAACGCCGGGGGGACGCAGCGGGTCGGGTACGAAGTCTCCCGCGACGCCCGCTTCCGCTCCGTAGTCCTGCGCGGCGTCGCCGAGACGAGCCGCGCCCGCGACTACACCGTTAAAGTGCAGCTCCGGAGAAACGAGCTCAAGCCGTTCACGACCTACTACTACCGCTTTATCACGAACGGCAGCGCGAGCCGCACCGGGCGCTTCAAGACCCTCCCGGCGGCGACGGCTCAGGTAGACCGACTCCGCTTCGGCTACATCTCCTGCCAGGACTACACAAACGGCTACTACACCGCCCTCGCCTACCTCGCCGAAGAAGAGATGGACTTCGTCGTCCACCTCGGGGACTACATCTACGAGACGACGGCGGCGGCGGAATTTCAGGGCGGCGGGCCGCCGGAGCGGGCGATACCGAACCTGCCGAGCGGCAACCCGCAGGCAGAGACGCTCACCGACTACCGCTTTCTGTACAAAAAGTACAGGACCGACCAGAACCTGCAGAGGGTGCACGAGCGGTTTGCTTTTATCACGATCTGGGACGATCACGAGTTCGCCAACGACTGCCATCAGGTCTGGGACACCGACGAGGAAGCCACAAAGGAAGAGCAGACGCAGCCCGGCACCCCGAACTTCGCCCCGACCCGCCGCGAGAGCGCAAACCGGGCGTGGGCCGAGTTTATCCCGGCGGGTGTGCCGTACGACGCAAGCAAGGGACCGCTCGAAGAGATCCGCATCTACCGCACCTTCAAGTTCGGAGACCTGCTGGAGCTCGTCATGACCGACGAGCGGCTCTACCGCGACGAACATCCCTGCGGCCCGAACACGACCGACAAGTACGTAACCCCCGGCTGCGACGCAATAGACAGAGAAGGCCGGACCATGCTCGGCGAGACGCAGAAGCGATGGTTCCTTGACAGGATCACCTCCTCCACCAGCCGGTGGAAGTTCTGGGGTAACGAGACGATGGTGATGCAGTTCAAGCAGGTGGGCGCGGCCTACCCCGGCCTTCCCGACCTCGCCGACGACGCGAGCGTCTACGTCAGCCTCGATCAGTGGGACGGTTTCCAGGCCGAACGGCGGGAGATACTCACCCGGATAAAGGACTCCGGCACCGAGGACTTCGTCGTTATAACCGGCGACATCCACTCCTACATCGCCGGGTACGCCAAGCTCGACTACAACGATCAGCTTCCGCTCGCAGCAGACCCGGAGAACATCGCCGGGACGTGTTTTGTGTGCGGCTCCATCACTTCGTCGAACCTTGTCGAGCTTGCGACGCGCGGACAGGGAAGCCGCTTCTCCGGGGTGGATTCGGGTACGTTCAGCGCCGGAATCACGGCGAACAACCCGCACATCCAGTTTTTCGGCTCCGAGACGCACGGCTACAACATCATGGAGGTAACGCCCGAGAAGATAGTCTGCACCATGAAAGAGGTCTCGACCGTCCGCCAGCCGCGCGCCACCCTCGATACCCTGCGCGTCTTCGAGGTCGAGTCCGGCACGAACACCATCACGGACGCGACCCCGACCGTAACGCCCACCGTCGCCACCCCCGGGGAGGTCGGCGCATGA
- a CDS encoding TIGR03557 family F420-dependent LLM class oxidoreductase translates to MSESAPRIGYKLIAEGYGPKEIVRQAVLAEEAGFDFVEVSDHFHPWLTNQEHSGFVWSMLAGMAERTESIELATGVTCPIIRYHPAIVAQAAATTAILSDGRFTLGVGAGEQLNEHVVGRGWPAVGVRHEMFREALEIIRLLWEGGYKSYEGRHLRLEDARVFDLPPVAPKIAVAIGGPASAKIAAELGDGIFATEPRPDLVASYAEAGGSGPKYAEVPLSYAPTEDEAAASAHEKFRFGLTGWKVQAELPNPINFDAATAFIRPQDMKETFGCGPDAARHVEVAQQFVDAGFDNLALINAGPDPDPFFEFFANELADKVRALTPTSRED, encoded by the coding sequence GTGAGCGAGTCGGCACCGAGGATAGGTTACAAGCTGATAGCCGAGGGCTACGGCCCGAAGGAGATAGTCCGGCAGGCGGTTCTCGCCGAGGAGGCGGGCTTTGACTTTGTAGAGGTGAGCGACCACTTTCACCCCTGGCTTACAAACCAGGAACACTCCGGTTTTGTGTGGTCCATGCTCGCCGGCATGGCCGAACGGACGGAGAGCATAGAACTCGCAACCGGGGTAACCTGCCCGATTATCCGCTACCACCCGGCGATCGTCGCCCAGGCCGCCGCTACAACGGCCATCCTCTCGGACGGACGCTTCACCCTCGGGGTCGGGGCGGGCGAGCAACTGAACGAACACGTTGTCGGACGGGGCTGGCCCGCCGTCGGGGTGCGCCACGAGATGTTCCGCGAGGCGCTGGAGATCATCCGCCTGCTCTGGGAGGGCGGATACAAGTCCTACGAGGGCAGGCACCTGAGGCTCGAGGACGCCCGCGTCTTTGACCTGCCGCCCGTCGCCCCGAAGATAGCCGTCGCCATCGGCGGCCCGGCCTCCGCAAAGATAGCCGCCGAGCTCGGGGACGGCATCTTTGCGACCGAGCCGAGGCCGGACCTTGTGGCGAGCTACGCCGAGGCGGGCGGCTCGGGGCCAAAGTACGCCGAGGTTCCGCTCTCCTACGCCCCGACGGAGGACGAGGCCGCAGCGTCGGCGCACGAGAAGTTCCGCTTCGGTCTGACGGGCTGGAAGGTTCAGGCCGAGCTCCCGAACCCGATCAACTTCGACGCGGCCACGGCGTTTATCAGGCCGCAGGACATGAAGGAGACCTTCGGCTGCGGCCCGGACGCGGCCCGGCACGTGGAGGTGGCCCAGCAGTTCGTTGACGCCGGCTTCGACAACCTCGCCCTTATAAACGCCGGTCCCGACCCGGACCCGTTCTTTGAGTTCTTTGCAAACGAACTGGCGGATAAAGTGCGCGCCCTTACCCCGACGAGCCGGGAGGACTAG
- a CDS encoding acetamidase/formamidase family protein: protein MSEIREIHQEGPHSFTMGPYGEPLARVKSGETVAIYTEDAFGGVIDSESTSPSEVLGDYLNPQTGPIYVEGAEPGDTLAVKIEAIEFTRDWAVSATIPYFGGLTSTNLTAMLQDPLPERVWKYRVEDGFARRGNWEIPVAPFVGTIGTSPQIEALSALAPGDHGGNMDVPDTSPGNTVYLPVRVDGAYFFTGDCHVAQGHGELCGVALEITAKVTLTFEVIKGRRIAWPRIESDTHIMCVGSARPMEDAARIAYSELVGWMASDYGYEKMDAYQLLTQAGELYVGNMVDTTYSLVARCDKRYLEG, encoded by the coding sequence ATGAGCGAGATCCGGGAGATACATCAGGAGGGGCCGCACTCGTTTACGATGGGGCCGTACGGCGAGCCGTTAGCGCGGGTGAAAAGCGGGGAGACCGTCGCCATCTACACCGAGGACGCCTTCGGCGGAGTGATCGACTCCGAGAGCACGAGCCCGAGCGAGGTTCTCGGGGACTACCTGAACCCCCAGACCGGGCCGATCTACGTCGAGGGCGCCGAGCCGGGCGATACCCTCGCGGTAAAGATAGAGGCGATCGAGTTCACCCGCGACTGGGCCGTCAGCGCGACCATCCCGTACTTCGGCGGCCTGACCTCGACCAACCTGACCGCGATGCTTCAGGACCCGCTCCCGGAGCGGGTCTGGAAGTACAGGGTGGAAGACGGGTTTGCGCGGCGCGGCAACTGGGAGATCCCGGTCGCACCCTTTGTCGGGACGATCGGGACCTCCCCGCAGATCGAGGCGCTCTCCGCCCTTGCCCCCGGGGACCACGGCGGCAACATGGACGTCCCCGACACCTCGCCCGGCAACACCGTCTACCTGCCGGTCCGGGTCGACGGGGCGTACTTCTTCACCGGGGACTGCCACGTCGCGCAGGGCCACGGCGAGCTCTGCGGCGTCGCGCTTGAGATCACGGCCAAGGTCACGCTGACCTTCGAGGTTATAAAGGGCAGGCGGATAGCCTGGCCGCGCATAGAATCCGACACGCACATCATGTGCGTCGGGAGCGCCCGCCCGATGGAGGACGCCGCGCGCATCGCCTACTCGGAGCTTGTAGGCTGGATGGCCTCCGACTACGGCTACGAGAAGATGGATGCCTACCAGCTTCTCACCCAGGCCGGAGAACTCTACGTCGGGAACATGGTGGACACCACCTACTCGCTTGTCGCCCGCTGCGACAAGCGCTACCTGGAGGGGTAG
- a CDS encoding lactate racemase domain-containing protein produces MQEGRLDWDGIRDVLEAVAIPEVSLVEQRFATPPGLGDIERAVREALEDVELPTGSVAIGVGSRGVARIGEIVAALVAALKEAGASPFVVPAMGSHGASTAEGQAEVLAYLGVSEAAVGCPVRATMETVEVGRTPAGIPVHLDRNAYEADAVVVVNRVKPHTAFRGPVESGPTKMLAIGLGKRRGAHHIHRAGWENIHRTIPDAARILVGTGKVAFGLATVENADEEPCRIAAIPPDRFREAEAGLLEEAKRNLPVLPFDEIDVLVVDEIGKNISGDGADPNVTGRYPTPYAHGGPQVNRMVFLGLTQQTEGNANGVGLADVVTERLADAINRPATYMNSLTSTVPTTVKLPMTTPTGRDAVAAALVMCAGVEPQTARVVRIRNTLAVRRMWVSEAARSEANVELAVIEGPEPMDLD; encoded by the coding sequence ATGCAGGAGGGGCGACTGGACTGGGACGGCATCCGGGACGTGCTGGAGGCCGTTGCCATACCGGAGGTATCGCTGGTGGAGCAGCGGTTCGCCACGCCGCCCGGCCTCGGGGACATCGAGCGGGCGGTGCGGGAGGCTCTGGAAGATGTGGAGTTGCCGACCGGCTCGGTCGCCATCGGGGTCGGAAGTCGGGGGGTCGCGAGGATCGGGGAGATCGTCGCGGCGCTCGTCGCGGCGCTGAAGGAGGCCGGGGCGTCGCCGTTCGTGGTCCCGGCGATGGGGAGCCACGGCGCGTCCACCGCCGAGGGTCAGGCGGAGGTGCTGGCTTACCTCGGGGTCAGCGAGGCTGCGGTCGGGTGTCCGGTCCGGGCGACGATGGAGACCGTCGAGGTCGGCAGGACCCCGGCGGGGATACCGGTGCACCTGGACCGCAACGCTTACGAGGCGGACGCCGTGGTCGTCGTCAACCGGGTCAAGCCGCACACCGCTTTCCGGGGGCCGGTCGAGAGCGGCCCGACAAAGATGCTCGCCATAGGTCTCGGCAAAAGGCGCGGGGCGCACCACATCCACCGGGCGGGTTGGGAGAACATACACCGGACGATTCCCGACGCCGCGAGGATTCTCGTCGGGACGGGCAAGGTGGCCTTCGGGCTCGCGACGGTCGAGAACGCCGACGAGGAGCCGTGCCGCATAGCCGCGATCCCCCCGGACCGGTTCAGGGAGGCCGAGGCCGGGTTGCTCGAAGAGGCGAAGCGGAACCTGCCGGTCCTGCCCTTCGATGAGATAGACGTGCTCGTGGTGGATGAGATCGGCAAGAACATCTCCGGCGACGGGGCCGATCCGAACGTGACCGGCCGCTACCCGACCCCCTACGCTCACGGCGGCCCGCAGGTGAACCGGATGGTCTTTCTCGGCCTCACACAACAGACCGAGGGCAACGCCAACGGGGTCGGGCTCGCGGACGTGGTGACCGAGCGGCTCGCCGACGCGATAAACCGCCCGGCCACCTACATGAACTCGCTCACCTCGACCGTGCCGACGACCGTGAAGCTCCCGATGACGACCCCGACCGGGAGAGACGCCGTGGCGGCGGCCCTCGTGATGTGCGCCGGGGTCGAACCGCAGACGGCCCGCGTCGTCCGCATCCGGAACACCCTCGCCGTGCGCCGGATGTGGGTCTCGGAGGCCGCCAGGTCGGAGGCGAACGTGGAGCTTGCGGTGATCGAAGGCCCCGAGCCGATGGACCTCGACTGA